A genomic stretch from Lathyrus oleraceus cultivar Zhongwan6 chromosome 2, CAAS_Psat_ZW6_1.0, whole genome shotgun sequence includes:
- the LOC127122932 gene encoding uncharacterized protein LOC127122932, whose translation MKNNFPSIQVQIQVQMHKPERLLGDYGGANAQTDRLTIVNQPVNVANFQLHLSTINQLERKHVTGKVNEYENKHLQRFLTMSNTLKIDGHTEEAKKLRMFPFTLAEEVEEWFYSLPAGSITSWEEMEKPFLNEYFLASTKQLIDTAVGGSTNFSTTTGIKKIIEASAANEHKELYDGYQSKPEGVIDLKPETNKICIEDTIAAEVDKKLKAMNIGTQQVVQVQPVPTVYCEICSGPHQTVYCFETPQQVEEIKFLKQNNPYSNTYNPGWENHPNFSWKDQKGTAPQYASSSQAQGALPSATVINPREHNNVSAVTTRNGKSDEVVEEVDEEEDQLIEVDLDIKENEVVREKVVAPKPVVKETVVEPKPVVKLPFPTRNKKKGQHEKNFETFFELFKKLEINIPLLEAHEQMPTYAKFMKDIISRRRTTDTSPIILTETYNAILQGMKIPIKKKD comes from the exons ATGAAGAACAACTTTCCATCCATTCAGGTTCAGATTCAGGTGCAAATGCACAAACCAGAAAGACTGTTGGGAGACTACGGAGGTGCAAATGCACAAACCGACAGATTAACtattgtcaaccaaccagtgaaCGTGGCTAATTTCCAGCTGCACCTAAGTACCATTAATCAACTTGAAAGGAAGCATGTTACTGGAAAAGTGAATGAATATGAAAACAAGCATTTGCAGaggtttctgaccatgagcaacactctgaaaattgatggtcacactgaaGAAGCTAAGAAATTGAGAATGTTCCCGTTTACCTTAGCGGAAGAAGTTGAAGAGTGGTTTTATTCTTTACCTGCCGGTAGCATCACATCTTGGGAAGAAATGGAAAAACCCttcctgaatgagtattttcTAGCATCG accaaacaGCTAATTGATACTGCAGTCGGTGGttccacaaatttttcaacaaccaccggaatcaagaagatcattgaagcTAGTGCTGCTAATGAACACAAGGAGTTGTACGATGGGTATCAAAGTAAACCAGAAGGGGTTATAGATTTAAAGCCAGAAACTAATAAAATATGTATTGAAGATACTATAGCTGCTGAAGTTGATAAGAAGCTGAAggcgatgaatataggtacccaACAAGTGGTGCAGGTCCAACCGGTTCCTACTGTCTACTGTGAAATTTGTAGTGGTCCGCACCAAACTGTTTATTGTTTTGAAACTCCTCAACAAGTGGAGGAAATCAAATTTTTGAAGCAAAATAATCCTTATTCTAACACATACAATCCTGGTTGGGagaatcatcccaacttctcatggaaagaccaaaaaggaaCCGCTCCTCAATATG CTTCgagttctcaagcacaaggtgcTCTACCTAGTGCAACGGTGATAAATcctagagagcataataatgtgagcGCGGTGACAACAAGAAATGGTAAATCGGATGAAGTTGTCGAGGAAgtggatgaagaggaagaccAATTGATCGAAGTGGACCTTGAcatcaaagaaaatgaagttgttaGAGAAAAAGTGGTAGCACCGAAACCAGTTGTGAAGGAAACAGTCGTTGAGCCCAAGCCAGTTGTTAAGCTTCCCTTCCCCACTAGAAACAAGAAAAAAGGacaacatgagaaaaactttgaaaCATTCTTTGAGTTATTCAAGAAGCTGGAGATTAACATTCCTTTGTTAGAGGCACATGAACAAATGCCTActtatgccaagttcatgaaggacatcaTTTCAAGGAGGCGTACCACCGACACTAGCCCGATTATTCTAACTGAAACTTATAatgctattttgcagggtatgaagattccgaTAAAGAAGAAGGATTAA